The DNA region GGGTCATAACAATGCAACATAACTGGATTGGGAAAAGCACAGGCGCAGAGGTAGATTTTAAGACTGAAAAAGGTTGTGCTATAAAAGTATTTACAACAAGACCAGATACCCTGTGGGGGGCAACATTTCTTGTCCTTGCACCTGAACATCCGCTTGTAGAACAGGTTACCTGTGCAGAGAAAAAACAATCTGTTAAATTATATATAAAAGAGGCGGTAAGAAAAACAGAGGTGGAACGACTCGGAGTTGAAAAAGAAAAAACAGGTATCTGGACAGGCGAGTATGCAATAAATCCGGTCAACAATGAAAAGATTCCCATATGGATTGCAGACTATATTGTTATGACATATGGAACAGGCGCAGTTATGGCTGTCCCGGCACATGACCAGAGGGATTTTGAGTTTGCAAAAAAATATAATCTTCCTGTAAGGGTTGTTATTCAACCTCCATCAGGAGATGGAAAAGAATTAAAATTAGCATACACAGTTACAGATGTCGGAAAGATGATAAACAGTAGCAGATTCAATGGCATAGAGGTATCAAAAGCAAAGGATATGATTATAGATTTTCTTGAAGAAGAAGGCATAGGAAAGGCTTCCGTAAATTACAGGCTCAGGGATTGGCTTTTAAGCAGGCAAAGATACTGGGGAGCGCCGATACCTATTATATACTGTAAAAAATGCGGAGCCGTTCCTGTTAATTATGAAGATTTGCCTGTTTTGCTTCCCATTGATGCGCAAGTGTCTGCATCAGGTGAAAATGCCCTTAAATATCACCGGGGTTTTCTTAATACAAAATGCCCAAAATGTTCAGGCTCTGCTGTAAGAGAAACAGATACAATGGATACATTTGTATGCTCTTCCTGGTATCAATATGCATATATAAGCCCTTACTGGAAAAAAGATGTACCATTAAAACATAACTCAATACCATTTGACCCGGAAGAGGCACAATACTGGCTCCCGGTGGATGTATATACAGGTGGAATAGAGCATGCGACAATGCATCTTATATATACAAGAGTTTTTACAAAGGCAATGAGGGACTGCGGGATTGTGCACTTTGGCGAACCAATGATTATGTTAAGAAATCAAGGAATAATTCTTGGAGAAGATTCCGAAAAGATGTCAAAATCAAGAGGAAATGTTATTGCTCCTGATAACCTTGTTGAAAGATATGGTACTGATACTGTCAGAGCATATCTGATGTTCGGATGGAGATGGGAGCAGGGCGGCCCCTGGGATAGTAAAGGGATTGACGGTGTTTCAAGGTTTCTATCAAGGGTATGGAACCTGTTTACAGAAGAAAGCCATAAAAAACAGGAAGATGTCAAAGAAGAACAAGCAACAGAACTTAAAAGAAACCTTCATCTTACAATAAAATCTGTTACAGAGGACATAGAAAGATTTAACTTTAACACAATTATAGCCTCATTGATGGAATTTTTAAATTATCTTTATAAAATAAGAGAAACCTCACTTTATAAAACAAAACAGTGGGACGAGGCTCTGGATGTATTTTTACTTCTTCTCTCTCCCTGTTGTCCACATATCACAGAGGAACTCTGGGAAAAAACAAAAAAGGCAGGTAGCATCCACAAACAAAAATGGCCACAGTATAATCTGTCCGCACTTGAACTAAAAGAAATACAGGTTGCTGTTCAGATAAACGGGAAAGTAAGGGCACACATCCTTATT from bacterium Unc6 includes:
- a CDS encoding leucine--tRNA ligase yields the protein MSEQYRFDIIEKKWQERWEKDGIYGADIDSYKKRHYALTMLPYPSGDLHIGHWYAMIPSDVRARYMRMKGYNVLFPIGFDAFGLPAENAAIQRKVHPYKWTISNIERMRNRLKSMGAMFDWRREIVTCIPEYYRWTQWFFRKFYDAGLIYRKFAPVDFCPKCNTTLAREQVWGEDKHCERCNTPVIKKELEQWFFKTTRYAEELLCVSGLDWPQRVITMQHNWIGKSTGAEVDFKTEKGCAIKVFTTRPDTLWGATFLVLAPEHPLVEQVTCAEKKQSVKLYIKEAVRKTEVERLGVEKEKTGIWTGEYAINPVNNEKIPIWIADYIVMTYGTGAVMAVPAHDQRDFEFAKKYNLPVRVVIQPPSGDGKELKLAYTVTDVGKMINSSRFNGIEVSKAKDMIIDFLEEEGIGKASVNYRLRDWLLSRQRYWGAPIPIIYCKKCGAVPVNYEDLPVLLPIDAQVSASGENALKYHRGFLNTKCPKCSGSAVRETDTMDTFVCSSWYQYAYISPYWKKDVPLKHNSIPFDPEEAQYWLPVDVYTGGIEHATMHLIYTRVFTKAMRDCGIVHFGEPMIMLRNQGIILGEDSEKMSKSRGNVIAPDNLVERYGTDTVRAYLMFGWRWEQGGPWDSKGIDGVSRFLSRVWNLFTEESHKKQEDVKEEQATELKRNLHLTIKSVTEDIERFNFNTIIASLMEFLNYLYKIRETSLYKTKQWDEALDVFLLLLSPCCPHITEELWEKTKKAGSIHKQKWPQYNLSALELKEIQVAVQINGKVRAHILIPSDAGESVIKEKVLSDEKIKQWLKNSQIKKFIIVKGKIINIVSGE